AGAGCCACAGCCAGCCCGCCGTCAGAACAGTCGTGGCAGGAACGTACAAGCCCTTGCCGCAGAGCTTGATGATACCTGTCGTATCTTTCCTTGGCCTTTGAAAAGTTCACAACCGGAACCTGTCGGCCAATATACCCCAGATGCGCATAATATTCCGAGCCACCAAGTTCGTCAGCCGTTTCACCCAGAATATAGAGGTAGTTGCCTGCTTTTTTCAGGTCCATCGTAACGGCCTGTCGTACATCCTCCATGCGGCCGATAACCGAGGCCAACAAGGTCGGCGGGATGGAGATCTTGATATCACCCATGATGTAATCGTTCTTCATGCTGTCCTTGCCCGATATCAGGGGGATGCCGAAAGTCGTTACGGCATCGTACAGCCCCCGGTTCGCTCGCACCAGCTGAGCCAGCTTGTATGTGCCGTCAGGGGTCTTTTCAGATTGTACAGGGTCGCACCAGCAGAAGTTGTCAAGGGCAGCGGCCCAGGCAGGGTTTCCGCCAACTGCGACATAATTCCTCAGGGCTTCGTCAACAGCGTTGGCAGCCATGTCATAGGTATCTATATCGCTGTACCTCGGTACGATACCGTTGGAAACGACAACCCCTTCGAAGGAATCAAGAATAGGACGGATAACAGCGGCATCTGAAGGCCCATCGTTGCAGACCCCTGTGAACGGTTTGACAACGCTCCCGCCCTGGACCTCGTGATCGTACCTGCGGACAATGGACTCCTTGGAACAGATATTCAGACGGCCGAGAAGATCAAGAAGAGTTGCGCCCGGATCCAGGGGCACCTTGACCTCCGGTTCTTCCAGCTGAGGCGGATCCCACCTGGCATCGAGGACCATCTGGGGCAGACCCTCATGAAGAAACTCCATGGACAGACAGCTTACGACCCGTCCTTCATAGGTGGCCTTGAAGTAGCCCGAATCGTCAAACTCTCCAAGATCGGTGGACTCCACCCCCATTTTTTCTGACAGCTCGATGAAGCGGTCCAGGTTCTGGGGCGGAACCGAAACGGTCATGCGTTCCTGGGCCTCCGAGATCAAGATCTCCCAGGGATCAAGGCCGGGATATTTGAGGGGTGCCAGGTCAAGGTGAAGGACAGCACCGTTTGTGTCCCTTGCTATCTCACCCACCGAGGAAGAAAGTCCACCTGCACCGTTATCGGTGATGCTCGTATATAGTCCTTCATCTCTTGCAATGAGGAGGAAGTCGAACATCCTTTTCTGGGTGATGGGATCACCTATCTGGACAGCAGAGACCGGCGATCCTTCATGAAGTTCCTCCGAGGAGAAAGTTGCCCCGTGGATCCCGTCTTTTCCTATGCGGCCCCCCACCATGACCACCCTGTCCCCCACACAGACCTTCTTCTCGTGGGAGGGTTTACCGGCGACCACAGCGGGCATCATAGCTGCTGTTCCGCAGTATACAAGAGGTTTGCCAAGGAACCTGCTGTCGAAAACAACTGCACCGTTAACAGTGGGGATACCGCTCTTGTTCCCGCCGTGCTCAACCCCCTCCACAACCCCTTCGTAGATCCTCCTGGGGTGGAGGATGCGGGGTGGCAACGGCTCACTGTAGAAGGGAGACGCGAAACAAAAAACATCGGTGTTAAAAAGGAGGTTCGCCCCCAATCCGGTGCCAAAGGGGTCACGGTTAACACCCACGATACCGGTGAGCGCACCGCCGTAAGGGTCAAGGGCTGAAGGAGAGTTGTGGGTCTCTACTTTGAAAACGAGGCTGTAGTCTGAATTAAATCGGATAACTCCGGCGTTATCCTTGAACACGGAAAGGCAGATGTCCTCTTCACCCCGCTCTTTCCGGATACGCTCCGTGGCATTAACAATGTAGGTGGAAAAGAGAGAGTCCACCGTCTCAACATTGCCCTCTTCATCCTCGTACCTGATAATCGCGTTGAATATTTTGTGTTTGCAGTGTTCAGACCAGGTCTGGGCCAGCACCTCGATCTCCACATCGGTAGGTTTCGGCCCAAGCCCCATCCCCTTCCGATTTTTTTGCACATCGGGATCCATGAAATGGGCCTGAATGATCTTCATCTCCTTGAGGGAAAGGGCAAGCAGACCTTCCCTGCTGATCTTCATAAGGTGTTCGTCACCGCCGGCAAGTTCCACCTCCTGAACACGCCCGCCACCGATGATGCTGACCCTGGGTACCTCAGGTTCGAGACCGGTGGAAAGGTCATACTTTTCTGCCGGGATCACCTGCCATCGATGGATCAACCCGTTGGCCAGAACCTCCGAGGCAAGACGGTGGGCATCATCTTCAGAAAGATCGCCATGTATCTGGTACTGGATGGAGGTAAATACCCCTTCGTGAGGTTCAAGGGATCTGCCGAGAAGCTGTGATACAGCCTCACCGGCGCTTCTTCCAGCGTTGTCGGTAACCCCCGGCCGGTAACCAACCTCGATGAGAAGATCAAAAACACCACCAACCGGCCTCCCCACAGCGTATTCCTGGATTATGGGGTCAGTAAAAGGCCCTGATGCTATCTTTTCAAGCTCCTGCTCTGTGAGGGTGATATCAACCGTGTAGACTGAAACCGTGCGAACAGACTGAAGCGTTATTCCCGCAAGTTCCAGCGCCTCCCAAACGACACGCTCTCCCCTGGGGTCCCTGACTCCATCTCTG
Above is a genomic segment from bacterium containing:
- a CDS encoding phosphoribosylformylglycinamidine synthase subunit PurS, which translates into the protein MAVRIEVGYRDGVRDPRGERVVWEALELAGITLQSVRTVSVYTVDITLTEQELEKIASGPFTDPIIQEYAVGRPVGGVFDLLIEVGYRPGVTDNAGRSAGEAVSQLLGRSLEPHEGVFTSIQYQIHGDLSEDDAHRLASEVLANGLIHRWQVIPAEKYDLSTGLEPEVPRVSIIGGGRVQEVELAGGDEHLMKISREGLLALSLKEMKIIQAHFMDPDVQKNRKGMGLGPKPTDVEIEVLAQTWSEHCKHKIFNAIIRYEDEEGNVETVDSLFSTYIVNATERIRKERGEEDICLSVFKDNAGVIRFNSDYSLVFKVETHNSPSALDPYGGALTGIVGVNRDPFGTGLGANLLFNTDVFCFASPFYSEPLPPRILHPRRIYEGVVEGVEHGGNKSGIPTVNGAVVFDSRFLGKPLVYCGTAAMMPAVVAGKPSHEKKVCVGDRVVMVGGRIGKDGIHGATFSSEELHEGSPVSAVQIGDPITQKRMFDFLLIARDEGLYTSITDNGAGGLSSSVGEIARDTNGAVLHLDLAPLKYPGLDPWEILISEAQERMTVSVPPQNLDRFIELSEKMGVESTDLGEFDDSGYFKATYEGRVVSCLSMEFLHEGLPQMVLDARWDPPQLEEPEVKVPLDPGATLLDLLGRLNICSKESIVRRYDHEVQGGSVVKPFTGVCNDGPSDAAVIRPILDSFEGVVVSNGIVPRYSDIDTYDMAANAVDEALRNYVAVGGNPAWAAALDNFCWCDPVQSEKTPDGTYKLAQLVRANRGLYDAVTTFGIPLISGKDSMKNDYIMGDIKISIPPTLLASVIGRMEDVRQAVTMDLKKAGNYLYILGETADELGGSEYYAHLGYIGRQVPVVNFSKAKERYDRYHQALRQGLVRSCHDCSDGGLAVALAEMAFAGDVGITVDLDAIPAAGNFREDVTLFSETASRLLVEVTPSASRKFEELMGDTTWARIGQSTDDRRMVIREGEREVISLSLDDMKRAWQETLSGL